The sequence CGCTCTAAATTATCAATTCCCCGTTGCCATAGTAATTGAGCAACATATTGAGGATATTGGGGACAATACGTTTCCACTGCTGTAAAAAACCAGTCTGGAATTTCAAGTTGGGGAAGAATTTGCCAATGGGACATAATTGATTCATTTGTTGTTAGTTGTTAGCTAGAGATGTTCCATGGAACGTCTCTACATTAGTCAGGGGTCACGGCTTAGCAGTTCATATTAGTAAACATTGATCCATTTTAATGAGCTAGGTTCGGAGACGAAATAATAAAATTTGGGTAACTTCCTTATCATTGAAATTATCATCACTGATGACAAATAAACTGGGACTCCCATCCGGTAATGTCGGACCGACTGCTAAGCCTTCCAAGTTATAAATATCAAAATCGAGAGCTGAGAAATCAAACAGTAATTTTTTTCGCACTGGTTGTAATCCGCCGAGATCAACATTAAATGAATCCACTCCTGAAGTATCCGTCGCATTCCCAATCGTCATCAGAAAGAGTTTCGCCCCATATCCTGATAAGCCATAAGAGCGTTCAAGGGTTAAAAAATATCCTTCAGGTTGAATCGCTAACACTTCAGTTAAACCATTCCCAACTGTTCCCAATGGGGGTTCATCTAACAAATATAAATGTTCTGCAATGGGAAGCGGTTGTCCGATGGGATTAACCACATAATGTAAAAAGCGAACTCGGGTTTGTTCTTCGGAATCTTCCGGTAATTGATCTTGACTAAGAGATGATTCAGTGGCGGTAAAGACTCGAAAGGGATCGCCTTCTGGACTCATCACACCACTGGGATTAAGAGTTAAAGATTCAAAA comes from Halothece sp. PCC 7418 and encodes:
- a CDS encoding esterase-like activity of phytase family protein, which encodes MIFRFFVLLFVLMSLTACSNSSQVQAQDRLFPEISVDFLDAYELPQKTFQKTAVGGLSGMTYDQKQNLFYAVSDDRSQKAPARFYTLDIDLKLQGTTPQIADVNLKDVTFLQTEAGKSFPNGDIDAEGIALAPGNTVFISSEGNTKQGINPFVRRFDLNSGKQKQTLPLPQRFLLPETEEDAPRGVRNNLGFESLTLNPSGVMSPEGDPFRVFTATESSLSQDQLPEDSEEQTRVRFLHYVVNPIGQPLPIAEHLYLLDEPPLGTVGNGLTEVLAIQPEGYFLTLERSYGLSGYGAKLFLMTIGNATDTSGVDSFNVDLGGLQPVRKKLLFDFSALDFDIYNLEGLAVGPTLPDGSPSLFVISDDNFNDKEVTQILLFRLRT